Genomic DNA from Deltaproteobacteria bacterium:
GCATATCGCGCCGATACTCGGCAATATATCGCTCCGCAATCACGTGCCACGGCACGCCCTCGGCATTGGCGCGATTGATGATCTTGTCATCGACGTCGGTAAAATTGCGGACGAATGTCACCGCGTGGCCGTGTTGCCGCAGATAGCGCACTAGGACATCGAAGACTGTAGCGGACCGCGCATGGCCGATATGTGTCGAGTCCCAGACCGTCACCCCGCAGACATACAATCCGACTTTATTGGGATGGAGCGGCTGAAACGGCGCCTTTTTACGAGTCAGCGTATTATAGAGTGTCAGTGTCATAAATCATTGGGTGACTGGTGACTCGTGGCTGGTGACTGGGCAATGGAACGCACATGGTCCGTTCCCCAGTCACCAGTCACGAGTCACTAGTCACCCTTAACAACGCCACCGCCATCGCAGCGATTCCCTCGCGACGACCGACAGCGCCCAATCCTTCGTGTGTCGTGGCCTTAATGCCAATTGCCGTCCCAACCACGCCCAACGCGTCTGCCATCTTGGCCCGTATCGCGTCGACATGCGGCCCAATTTTCGGCGCTTCGGCCAAGACGGTCACATCGACATTGCCGATCTGAAATCCTTGCTGTGCCACCAGGTCCCGCACTTGGCGCAGCAGTAACAGACTGGAGGCTCCTTCCCACTGAGGATCCGTGTTGGGGAAATAATGACCAATGTCGCGCAATCCGGCTGCGCCGAGCAACGCATCCATCACCGCGTGCAACAAGACGTCGGCGTCGGAGTGGCCTTCCAATCCACGATCGTGGGGGATTTCGACCCCGCCGAGCCACAACGCGCGCCCGACGGCAAACCGATGAACATCATAGCCTAAACCTACGCGCATCCGGATTCCTCCTGCGAGAGCACCGCTTCCGCCATCAGCAGATCGGCCGGCGTCGTGATCTTCAGATTCGAGACATCTCCGCGCACCACCGCAACGGGCTCACCAATCGCTTCGACCATAGCGGCCTCATCGGTCACGGTCAACGCCGCGCGCTGCGCATGTTCCACG
This window encodes:
- a CDS encoding 2-C-methyl-D-erythritol 2,4-cyclodiphosphate synthase, with product MRVGLGYDVHRFAVGRALWLGGVEIPHDRGLEGHSDADVLLHAVMDALLGAAGLRDIGHYFPNTDPQWEGASSLLLLRQVRDLVAQQGFQIGNVDVTVLAEAPKIGPHVDAIRAKMADALGVVGTAIGIKATTHEGLGAVGRREGIAAMAVALLRVTSDS